In one Triplophysa dalaica isolate WHDGS20190420 chromosome 9, ASM1584641v1, whole genome shotgun sequence genomic region, the following are encoded:
- the LOC130428284 gene encoding bridge-like lipid transfer protein family member 2 translates to MSALVITISVLLILAFLFITLFRWLVSSLAVRFFQNVLKAELKINSVGLFSVSGISVQFQPQHTLEIDKIWISCKIVNSEQPRFLALCVGEAQVRFDLQEPFRPRASRSTDENSQRTPISPSALHFLSQLLSFHIDSINVMVLNLALPESLWHMTSSAITLLLDHQSRRLAWDFTVGQLSSKVLKSSRLQDICLAEVSLSLALKGDVSLPDLRPGRLGLSVRTLLAELHEGLFLSQLSMHPVTTSAHCPSYTADDEEYSYFQTEAIEHLHKLVPQKVDIDFENTNITLSMHSQKRHLNWTLKSLKVGYDRDDEQVPLRSFSPELSFPQSRLELLLEDGLLLSQSRQRIICLNTLKTILQVTSVDISSTVTINTCIIHYRHQEFSHWLAILSWDWLSHKKAPHKKRRFPQLDAPVMINSSVSNVNVSVQLGDTPPFAVGFISASTELQHLLDCCSEEEGVTVTKKASLTLDHFWWRVGQGSHIQQAPHPPGKHVWGEALILDSLTLQGSYSKSRVVNSSPSGNVCVESSLKGLQVEVSETCTLCLSRLLSILRLDKGESASLQSSLGTPPVCLPPLFQFKFGLEDVNMFTLSSVAGAVTLRVDAVGAEGSGGSTTVSVQGVSLVVVKALVESLEPCCLAAQTPNPILTLTAFNISYHNNTCCLEVRSETALTMKWTPSDHMFLYQHITESQSYWNTFYASLKLRQNVGEHSTGSSSSLLVCIEIACTRFTAHVAEKNFIIFSTEALSLSRSPGAVIMKTPHLVFNFDGNDIFSFTGAEVQMLDDLDDMLHHRSSFTFLQTTRNRTWLFTAPNLAIEFPYQYNFSETFDKAISVQKWLKTLHRAAVQPVESQNLPPDLLIRINQFSFVFLDDVFEIKLRDNYELMKDESKESAKRLLLLDKKVADLRKQHGELLPARKIEELYTSLERKHIEIYIQRSRRLYANTPMRKSLLTWTVSELELVALADKSLHGPEQIREQLRDIDGISPFPRDGLQLVVQWSRAFKFKLTAFLVRIRDFPRYLFEIREWALSGRLMGTEQDGQVRAKRKQIVQLGQPWGDVTVYRNMPPLKFYYDIHSNISLYTIVWGPCWDPAWTLIGQAVDLLTKPTADPSPLLTWWDKSRLLLHGRWVMDIEQANLHQLATEDPYNTTENLHWEWNKLYFDWNPGQFVFKGDLDVNVRTASKYDDICFLHLPNLCMTLDFQWLCHGNPHDHHAVMLCAAENVADVTSGQPHDSYRAFRSENLNLSNTMELDRRGGKEPCQPRILLYSSTLRWMQNFWATWTSVSRPICRGKLFHSLRPNRRKLGQHYKQMSYTASFPQLQVHYWASFAQQRGIQLECSKGHVFTRGAQRLIPQAGTVMRRLISEWNVTQMVSELSLVTVHLMASTWDETADHQINAQVKKTHLLSLSSLSYQRQSVRIEEEVNSKDEGNASYTHKLCLVDLRASWTTTNRNIAFGLYDGYKKASVLKRNLSTEALKGLRIDTQAQMKKLKRSMSNYSPNTAPATPVVNATARAEKSHNEGTSMLQRLIEETDKFVVFSEEDAGVCDQLCGIAACQTDDVYNRNWFIELVNCQMMLRGTETAGCVLVSAAKAQLLQCEHHPAWYNDTLKQKTTWTCLLDGMQYFATMEQNPSEQEEWQLWLEVKNIEEHRQRNLDSVQELMESGQAVGGMVSTTTDWNQPSQVQETQQVQRIISRCSCRMYYIGYSHDIDPELVTSIKPPEIGDRHEKEDLLKKQAGAVDTFTLIHNDLEISTNPVQYSMILDIVNNLLLHVEPRRKEHSERKQRVRFQLEISSNPEEQRSSILHLQEAVRQHLAQIRCLEKQIYSNMRSQSEEFRGDELSDINLRLQNQLNQEKTDMQMKSEELNILIRCFKDFQLQRANKLELRKPPEDVSVVRRTEIYFAQARWCLTEEDGQLGIAELELQRFMYSKLNKSDDTAEHLLELGWFTMNNLLPNAAYKVVLRPQSPCQSGRQLALRIFSKVRPPVGGISVKEHFEVNVVPITIQLMYQFFKRMMGFFFPGRNVEEEEVGDEEDKFRLVTTGVAKPRQLSEDSIGGHGPGKGVAQGLNRTAGVRRSFRKPPEHPVDDIDKMKERAAMNNSFIYIKIPQVPLCVSYKGEKSSVDWKDLNLVLPCLEYHNNTWTWLDFAMAVKRDSRKALVAQMIKEKLRLKPASGSESRGKTTDGKTDSSLAQQVEDEKARLLIGFSAADKSSTKKSIFSRRK, encoded by the exons ATGTCTGCTCTGGTGATCACCATATCAGTACTTCTGattcttgcttttttatttatcacaCTCTTTAG ATGGTTGGTCAGCAGTTTGGCCGTACGGTTTTTCCAAAACGTTCTGAAAGCTGAGCTCAAGATCAATTCTGTGGGTCTGTTCTCAGTGAGTGGAATCAGTGTTCAATTTCAGCCTCAACATACTCTG GAAATTGACAAGATATGGAtttcttgtaaaatagttaactCTGAACAGCC GAGGTTCTTGGCATTATGTGTGGGGGAAGCCCAGGTGCGATTTGATCTGCAGGAGCCCTTCAGGCCCCGGGCATCCAGAAGCACAGATGAGAATTCACAGAGAACTCCTATCAGTCCATCCGCCCTGCACTTCTTGTCTCAG CTGCTGTCATTTCACATTGACTCCATTAATGTGATGGTGTTGAATCTGGCGCTGCCTGAATCTCTTTGGCATATGACTTCCTCTGCTATTACTCTGCTGCTAGATCATCAAAGTAGAAG GTTGGCCTGGGACTTCACAGTGGGACAGCTCAGCAGTAAAGTTTTGAAGAGCAGCAGGCTG CAGGACATATGTCTTGCTGAAGTATCCCTGAGTTTGGCCCTGAAGGGTGACGTGAGTCTACCTGATCTGAGGCCAGGCCGGCTGGGACTGAGTGTGAGAACCCTGCTGGCTGAACTTCATGAAGGCCTATTCCTCAGCCAGTTATCCATGCATCCTGTAACCACTTCAGCACACTGCCCCAGTTATACAGCAG atgatgaagagtacTCATATTTCCAAACAGAGGCTATTGAGCACCTTCACAAACTTGTTCCTCAGAAGGTCGATATTGATTTTGAAAACACTAACATCACGCTTTCCATGCACAGTCAGAAGAG ACATTTGAACTGGACTCTAAAGTCTTTGAAGGTGGGTTATGATCGGGACGATGAACAGGTTCCTTTAAGGAGCTTCAGCCCTGAGCTCAGTTTCCCACAGAGCCGCCTGGAGCTTCTGCTGGAGG ATGGCCTTCTGCTCTCGCAAAGTAGACAAAGAATTATATGTCTCAACACCCTGAAAACTATACTGCAG GTGACATCTGTTGACATCTCTAGCACGGTGACCATCAATACTTGCATCATTCACTATCGCCACCAAGAGTTCTCCCATTGGCTGGCCATATTGTCATGGGACTGGCTGTCTCACAAAAAAGCACCACATAAAAAAAG ACGGTTCCCTCAGCTGGACGCCCCTGTGATGATAAACTCCTCGGTGTCCAATGTTAATGTGTCTGTGCAGTTAGGAGATACGCCACCATTCGCAGTGGGCTTCATTTCGGCCAGCACTG AACTGCAGCACTTATTAGACTGCTGCTCTGAAGAGGAAGGCGTAACTGTGACTAAGAAAGCCTCTCTGACCCTGGATCATTTCTGGTGGCGTGTGGGCCAAGGTTCTCATATCCAGCAAGCTCCACACCCACCTGGAAAACATGTCTGGGGGGAGGCTCTTATCCTAGACTCCCTTACACTGCAG GGCAGCTATAGCAAATCGAGAGTGGTGAACTCCAGCCCATCTGGGAATGTTTGTGTGGAGTCCAGTCTGAAAGGCCTCCAGGTGGAGGTGTCAGAGACCTGCACTTTGTGTCTGTCACGCCTGCTTTCCATCCTAAGATTGGACAAAGGAGAGAGCGCCTCGTTGCAATCCAGTCTTGGAACGCCGCCGGTTTGCCTGCCTCCACTTTTTCAGTTCAAGTTCGGCCTTGAAGATGTTAACATGTTTACACTCTCCAGTGTTGCAG GTGCTGTCACACTGAGAGTAGATGCAGTGGGAGCTGAGGGATCGGGTGGGAGCACAACAGTGTCTGTACAGGGTGTTTCTCTAGTTGTGGTAAAGGCCCTCGTTGAGAGCTTGGAGCCCTGCTGCCTGGCCGCCCAAACACCCAATCCGATACTGACCCTCACTGCTTTCAACATCTCCTACCACAATAACACCTGCTGTCTGGAG GTACGCAGTGAAACCGCTTTAACAATGAAGTGGACCCCATCAGATCACATGTTCTTGTATCAGCACATAACTGAGAGCCAAAGCTATTGGAACACATTTTATGCATCTCTGAAACTACGACAGAACGTTGGAGAACATTCCACAGGTTCCTCCTCCAGCCTGTTAGTGTGTATAGAGATAGCATGCACACGGTTCACTGCCCATGTGGCCGAAAAGAACTTCATCATTTTTAGCACAGAAGCTCTTTCCCTCTCCAGGAGTCCTGGAGCCGTCATCATGAAGACACCTCACCTTGTCTTCAACTTCGATGGCAATGATATCTTTTCCTTCACTGGGGCGGAGGTGCAGATGTTGGATGACCTCGATGATATGCTCCACCACAGAAGTTCTTTCACTTTCCTCCAAACAACCCGAAATCGTACCTGGCTCTTCACCGCCCCTAACCTTGCCATTGAGTTCCCTTACCAGTACAACTTCTCGGAGACATTCGACAAGGCAATCAGTGTGCAGAAGTGGCTGAAGACCCTACATAGAGCTGCCGTCCAACCAGTAGAGTCACAAAATCTGCCTCCGGACCTCCTCATCCGCATCAACCAGTTCTCCTTCGTGTTCCTGGATGACGTCTTTGAAATCAAACTCCGGGACAATTACGAGCTAATGAAGGACGAAAGCAAGGAGAGTGCCAAGCGCCTGCTGTTGCTGGACAAGAAGGTGGCCGACCTACGCAAGCAGCATGGCGAACTGCTTCCTGCCCGTAAGATCGAGGAGCTTTACACTTCCCTTGAGCGCAAACACATCGAGATATACATTCAGCGCTCCAGGCGGCTTTACGCCAACACACCCATGCGCAAGTCCCTACTCACTTGGACGGTGTCTGAGCTGGAGCTGGTGGCTCTGGCTGATAAGTCTCTACATGGGCCTGAGCAGATCAGAGAACAGCTGAGGGACATTGATGGCATCAGCCCCTTTCCTAGAGACGGTCTACAGCTGGTGGTGCAGTGGAGTCGTGCTTTTAAATTCAAACTCACTGCATTTTTGG TGCGGATCCGGGATTTCCCACGATACCTGTTTGAGATCAGAGAGTGGGCGCTGTCAGGGCGTCTGATGGGTACCGAGCAGGACGGGCAGGTAAGAGCAAAGCGCAAACAGATCGTTCAGCTCGGCCAGCCGTGGGGTGACGTGACCGTCTACAGGAATATGCCTCCACTGAAGTTCTACTACGACATTCATT CCAACATCTCCCTCTACACTATTGTGTGGGGGCCATGCTGGGATCCTGCTTGGACGCTGATCGGTCAAGCCGTTGATTTACTGACAAAGCCAACAGCTGACCCCTCCCCCCTGTTGACCTGGTGGGATAAAAGTCGACTCCTTCTGCATGGCCGCTGGGTCATGGACATAGAACAAGCCAACTTACATCAGCTTGCTACTGAG GACCCTTACAACACTACAGAGAATCTTCATTGGGAGTGGAACAAGCTGTACTTTGACTGGAACCCTGGACAGTTTGTCTTTAAGGGTGACCTGGATGTTAACGTTAGAACAGCTTCCAA GTATGATGATATCTGTTTTCTGCATCTCCCAAATCTCTGTATGACCCTTGACTTCCAATGGCTGTGCCACGGCAATCCACACGACCACCACGCCGTAATGCTCTGCGCTGCAGAGAACGTTGCAGATGTAACTTCAGGACAGCCTCACGACTCCTACAGGGCCTTCCGTTCTGAAAACCTCAATCTTTCCAACACCATGGAACTTGACCGGCGTGGTGGGAAAG AACCCTGTCAGCCCAGAATCCTCCTGTACAGCAGCACGCTGCGCTGGATGCAGAACTTCTGGGCCACCTGGACCAGTGTTTCCCGGCCCATTTGCAGAGGCAAGCTCTTCCACAGTCTCCGGCCAAACCGCAGGAAGCTCGGCCAGCATTACAAACAAATGTCCTACACAGCGTCATTTCCACAACTACAG GTTCATTACTGGGCTTCTTTTGCTCAGCAGAGAGGCATTCAGTTAGAGTGTAGTAAGGGTCACGTCTTCACCAGAGGAGCACAGAGACTGATTCCACAGG CTGGTACTGTGATGAGACGGCTGATCTCAGAGTGGAACGTCACTCAGATGGTAAGCGAACTCTCTCTGGTGACAGTGCACCTCATGGCTTCCACATGGGACGAGACTGCTGACCATCAGATTAACGCCCAGGTGAAGAAGACACATCTGCTCAGCCTGTCTTCACTCAGCTACCAGAGACAGAGCGTCCGAATAGAGGAG GAGGTGAACTCTAAAGATGAGGGCAATGCTTCATATACACACAAGCTGTGTTTAGTGGACCTGCGAGCATCTTGGACCACCACCAACAGGAACATTGCCTTTGGGTTGTATGATGGTTACAAAAAGGCATCTGTGTTGAAGAGGAACCTTTCCACTGAGGCTCTAAAGGGTCTGCGGATCGACACTCAGGCCCAGATGAAAAAGCTGAAGAGATCAATGTCCAACTATTCTCCAAACACGGCTCCAGCAACACCAGTTGTCAACGCAACAGCCCGTGCAGAGAAGAGTCATAATGAAG GGACGTCCATGCTACAGAGGCTGATTGAAGAGACCGATAAGTTTGTAGTGTTCTCAGAAGAAGATGCTGGTGTGTGCGACCAGCTCTGTGGAATCGCAGCATGCCAGACCGATGATGTGTACAACCGCAACTGGTTCATCGAGCTTGTCAACTGTCAG ATGATGCTGCGTGGCACAGAGACGGCAGGCTGTGTTCTTGTGTCTGCTGCTAAAGCTCAACTACTCCAGTGTGAGCATCATCCCGCTTGGTACAACGACACGCTCAAGCAGAAGACCACCTGGACCTGTCTGCTGGATGGCATGCAGTACTTTGCTACCATGGAGCAAAACCCCTCAGAACAAGAGGAATGGCAGCTGTGGCTGGAG GTAAAAAATATTGAGGAGCACAGGCAGAGAAACCTAGACTCTGTGCAAGAGCTGATGGAAAGTGGTCAAGCTGTTGGAGGCATGGTCAGCACAACCACAG ACTGGAACCAGCCATCCCAGGTGCAAGAGACCCAGCAGGTCCAGCGTATCATCTCTCGTTGTAGTTGTCGCATGTACTACATCGGCTACAGTCATGACATTGACCCTGAGCTGGTCACCTCCATCAAACCACCAGAGATTGGTGACCGCCATGAGAAAGAAGACCTTCTAAAGAAACAAGCTG GAGCTGTCGACACCTTTACCCTCATCCACAATGATCTGGAGATTTCCACCAATCCAGTGCAGTACTCCATGATCTTGGATATAGTTAATAACTTACTACTCCACGTGGAACCCCGACGAAAG GAACACAGTGAGAGAAAGCAACGTGTACGTTTCCAGCTGGAGATCTCCAGTAACCCTGAGGAGCAGCGCAGCAGTATCTTGCACCTCCAGGAGGCCGTACGGCAGCATTTGGCTCAGATCCGCTGCCTGGAGAAACAGATTTACTCCAACATGAGG TCCCAGTCTGAAGAGTTCAGAGGAGATGAGCTGTCAGATATCAACCTGCGTCTGCAGAATCAGCTCAACCAAGAGAAGACGGACATGCAGATGAAGAGCGAAGAGCTTAACATTCTAATACG GTGTTTTAAAGACTTCCAGCTCCAAAGGGCAAACAAACTGGAGCTGCGGAAACCGCCGGAGGACGTCAGCGTGGTGCGTAGGACTGAGATCTACTTCGCTCAGGCTCGCTGGTGTCTCACGGAGGAAGACGGGCAGTTGGGTATTGCTGAGCTTGAGCTACAGAGATTCATGTACAGCAAG TTGAATAAGTCTGATGACACGGCAGAACATCTTCTGGAATTGGGCTGGTTCACCATGAATAACCTACTTCCTAATGCTGCTTACAAG GTGGTTTTGCGCCCACAGAGCCCCTGCCAATCAGGACGCCAGCTTGCACTCCGCATCTTCAGTAAGGTCCGCCCCCCAGTGGGAGGGATCTCTGTCAAGGAACACTTTGAG gTTAATGTGGTCCCAATCACTATTCAGCTCATGTATCAGTTCTTCAAAAGGATGATGGGATTTTTCTTTCCTGGAAGAAATGTGGAGGAAGAGGAAGTTGGGGATGAGGAAGACAAGTTCAGACTGGTCACTACAG GTGTCGCTAAACCCAGACAGCTTTCTGAAGACTCCATAGGTGGGCATGGGCCTGGTAAAGGGGTCGCACAAGGGTTAAATCGAACAGCTGGGGTCAGGAGGTCATTTCGCAAGCCACCTGAG CATCCTGTTGATGATATTGACAAGATGAAGGAGCGAGCAGCCATGAATAACTCCTTCATCTACATCAAGATTCCTCAGGTTCCACTCTGCGTCAGCTATAAG GGAGAGAAAAGCAGTGTAGACTGGAAAGATCTGAACCTGGTTCTGCCCTGTTTGGAGTATCATAACAACACATGGACTTGGCTGGACTTTGCTATGGCTGTGAAGAGAGACAGTCGGAAGGCTCTGGTTGCACAG ATGATAAAGGAGAAGCTACGGTTGAAACCAGCCTCAGGGTCAGAGTCTCGAGGTAAAACCACAGATGGTAAAACAGACAGCAGCCTCGCACAACAGGTGGAGGATGAGAAGGCGAGACTTTTGATCGGATTCAGCGCGGCCGACAAAAGCTCCACCAAAAAGAGCATCTTTAGTCGCCGCAAGTAA
- the glod4 gene encoding glyoxalase domain-containing protein 4 isoform X2: MVGFGPEDNHFVAELTYNYGLGEYRLGNDFLGFTLQSSQAVSNARRLGWPLTQVEDSLYMTEAPGGYRFYLIDKDQPDSDPIQKVSLAVSDLQRSVHYWSSLLGMKVIEKNEDKKTVLMGFSDNQCKLELQDIGGTVDRGTAFGRVAFACPRDQLPDIEASVKKENHKILTPLVSLDTPGKATVEVVILADPDGHEICFVGDEAFRQLSAMDPNGNELLDKAIALDKSDEWFAKHNKQKALV; the protein is encoded by the exons ATGGTGGGCTTTGGGCCAGAAGACAACCACTTTGTTGCAGAGTTGACCTATAATTACGGACTGGGTGAATACCGCCTTGGAAATGACTTTCTG GGTTTCACTCTGCAGTCTAGTCAGGCTGTGAGTAATGCTAGGAGGTTAGGTTGGCCTCTTACTCAAGTTGAAGATTCTCTGTACATGACCGAAGCCCCAGGAGGATACCGCTTCTACCTTATAGATAAAGATCAGCCTGACAGTG ATCCTATCCAGAAAGTTTCCTTGGCAGTGTCTGATTTGCAGCGTTCTGTTCATTATTGGTCCTCCCTGCTGGGAATGAAAGTTATTGAGAAAAATGAGGACAAAAAGACTGTCTTGATGGGATTCTCAGATAATCAG TGTAAGCTGGAGCTACAGGACATTGGAGGCACTGTGGATCGTGGAACTGCTTTTGGTAGGGTCGCATTTGCTTGCCCTAGAGATCAG TTACCAGATATTGAGGCCTCtgtgaaaaaagaaaaccacAAAATCCTAACCCCACTCGTGAGTCTAGACACACCTGGAAAGGCCACAGTGGAAGTTGTCATCCTTGCAGATCCT GATGGTCATGAGATATGCTTCGTGGGTGATGAGGCATTCAGGCAACTCTCTGCCATGGACCCAAATGGAAATGAATTACTAGATAAG GCCATCGCTCTAGATAAGAGTGATGAGTGGTTTGCCAAACACAACAAGCAGAAAGCTTTAGTATAA
- the glod4 gene encoding glyoxalase domain-containing protein 4 isoform X1, whose amino-acid sequence MALRRALHFVFKVGDRTKTASFYRDVLGMKILRHEEFEEGCKATCNGPYDGKWSKTMVGFGPEDNHFVAELTYNYGLGEYRLGNDFLGFTLQSSQAVSNARRLGWPLTQVEDSLYMTEAPGGYRFYLIDKDQPDSDPIQKVSLAVSDLQRSVHYWSSLLGMKVIEKNEDKKTVLMGFSDNQCKLELQDIGGTVDRGTAFGRVAFACPRDQLPDIEASVKKENHKILTPLVSLDTPGKATVEVVILADPDGHEICFVGDEAFRQLSAMDPNGNELLDKAIALDKSDEWFAKHNKQKALV is encoded by the exons ATGGCACTTAGAAGAGCTCTACATTTCGTTTTTAAAGTAGGAGACAGAACCAAAACAGCGAGTTTCTACAGAGATGTGTTAGGGATGAAG ATTCTGCGACATGAAGAATTTGAGGAGGGCTGCAAGGCAACATGTAATGG TCCATATGATGGAAAGTGGAGTAAAACCATGGTGGGCTTTGGGCCAGAAGACAACCACTTTGTTGCAGAGTTGACCTATAATTACGGACTGGGTGAATACCGCCTTGGAAATGACTTTCTG GGTTTCACTCTGCAGTCTAGTCAGGCTGTGAGTAATGCTAGGAGGTTAGGTTGGCCTCTTACTCAAGTTGAAGATTCTCTGTACATGACCGAAGCCCCAGGAGGATACCGCTTCTACCTTATAGATAAAGATCAGCCTGACAGTG ATCCTATCCAGAAAGTTTCCTTGGCAGTGTCTGATTTGCAGCGTTCTGTTCATTATTGGTCCTCCCTGCTGGGAATGAAAGTTATTGAGAAAAATGAGGACAAAAAGACTGTCTTGATGGGATTCTCAGATAATCAG TGTAAGCTGGAGCTACAGGACATTGGAGGCACTGTGGATCGTGGAACTGCTTTTGGTAGGGTCGCATTTGCTTGCCCTAGAGATCAG TTACCAGATATTGAGGCCTCtgtgaaaaaagaaaaccacAAAATCCTAACCCCACTCGTGAGTCTAGACACACCTGGAAAGGCCACAGTGGAAGTTGTCATCCTTGCAGATCCT GATGGTCATGAGATATGCTTCGTGGGTGATGAGGCATTCAGGCAACTCTCTGCCATGGACCCAAATGGAAATGAATTACTAGATAAG GCCATCGCTCTAGATAAGAGTGATGAGTGGTTTGCCAAACACAACAAGCAGAAAGCTTTAGTATAA
- the mrm3a gene encoding rRNA methyltransferase 3A, mitochondrial translates to MTQTMSINMAALMYNVSRGFILKEHSLLLRGHNQYLLDSRRYVRALRRRPVAVLYSDGERETRIKSNESANKINQKFLKQGREGTNKFDDKHTNEKKRKEVTNNRTRHVNEWIKDKLDGLRYEKATAGDKRLAHVASIGRSRAFRDKEGMVLLEGRRLICDALAAGASPQTLFFSAVERLQELPLDKLQQAKLIKVKYEDMKTWSDLVTPQGVIAIFSKPDASRLAFPKDTILKSVPLFLICDGVRDPGNIGTILRCAAAAGCDRVLLTKGCVDAWEPKVLRAAMGAHFRLPLFSHLSWNDISKHLPLDITVHVADNRNHFTKDLVSETIPTTIENASCSEYIESDTEEESDDGLALPCAKQQVYHERWAHRSTALVIGGETHGLSQEALQLAEKTEGKILFVPMAAGVESLNSAMAASILLFEGRRQLLLDKGKRKARSKLYS, encoded by the exons ATGACGCAGACGATGTCAATAAACATGGCAGCGCTCATGTACAACGTGAGCCgtggatttattttaaaagaacatagttTGTTATTAAGAGGACATAATCAGTATTTGCTGGACTCGAGGAGATATGTTCGTGCTCTTCGGCGGAGACCCGTGGCTGTTTTATATTCTGACGGTGAGCGAGAAACACGGATTAAATCAAATGAATCGGCcaataaaatcaatcaaaagtTCTTGAAACAGGGACGTGAAGGGACTAACAAGTTTGATGATAAACACACCAAcgaaaaaaagagaaaggaaGTCACAAATAATAGGACTAGACATGTTAATGAGTGGATTAAGGACAAACTTGATGGGCTGCGGTACGAAAAGGCCACTGCGGGTGATAAGAGACTTGC ACATGTGGCAAGTATTGGCCGCTCCAGAGCTTTTCGAGATAAGGAAGGAATGGTCCTGCTTGAGGGGAGGCGTCTGATCTGTGATGCTCTTGCAGCTGGAGCGTCTCCTCAGACGTTGTTCTTCAGTGCAGTGGAGAGACTGCAGGAACTCCCTTTAGATAAACTTCAGCAGGCCAAACTGATCAAAGTCAAGTATGAAGATATGAAGACCTGGTCTGATCTGGTCACCCCACAAGGTGTTATAG CCATATTCTCAAAACCTGATGCCTCTCGTCTGGCATTTCCAAAGGACACAATACTAAAGTCAGTTCCTTTGTTCCTAATATGTGACGGTGTGCGAGATCCTGGGAATATCGGGACTATTTTACGCTGTGCTGCAGCTGCAGGCTGTGACCGTGTTCTCCTCACCAAAG gttgTGTGGATGCATGGGAACCAAAAGTTCTCCGTGCAGCAATGGGTGCTCATTTCCGCCTccctttattttctcatttaagcTGGAATGACATCTCCAAACACTTACCACTGGATATCACTGTCCATGTAGCAGATAACCGTAACCATTTTACCAAAGACCTTGTATCAGAGACGATACCTACTACTATAGAAAATGCTAGTTGCAGTGAGTACATTGAAAGTGACACTGAAGAGGAATCGGATGATGGACTTGCACTGCCGTGTGCAAAGCAGCAGGTGTACCATGAGAGGTGGGCTCATAGGAGCACAGCATTAGTCATTGGTGGAGAGACACACGGACTAAGTCAGGAGGCTCTGCAATTGGCTGAGAAAACTGAgggtaaaatactttttgtgccTATGGCTGCAGGAGTGGAGAGTCTGAACTCTGCAATGGCTGCTAGTATACTGCTGTTTGAAGGCAGAAGACAACTTCTGTTAGACAAAGGGAAAAGAAAAGCAAGATCGAAATTATACTCATGA